One segment of Mycobacterium spongiae DNA contains the following:
- a CDS encoding rhomboid-like protein: MMYRLLYGLARIRFTVGYLAVLVSVSVAILLLGPEAHERVVHNASTNLHNLTHGHLATLWNSAFVIDKGPLLFWLPGLACLLTLAELQLRSLRLTVAFIVGHIGATLLVAAVLLAAVQFGWLSGSITRASDVGMSYGALAALGALTAAIPRRARPAWIGWWLALALTTAVVGGDFTDAGHAVSLSLGMALAVRFARPIRWTPMRYMLLVASSGFGFVLMAHTGWTLASGVVVGAMGAMAGQILAVRGRPRSLRSPGRPLSVHRTVPGL, from the coding sequence ATGATGTACCGACTGCTGTATGGCCTCGCCCGGATTCGGTTCACCGTGGGGTATCTGGCAGTTCTTGTCTCAGTCAGCGTCGCGATCTTGTTGCTTGGCCCGGAGGCGCATGAGCGGGTGGTTCACAATGCCAGCACGAATCTGCACAACCTGACGCATGGGCATTTGGCAACGCTATGGAACAGTGCATTTGTCATCGACAAGGGCCCGCTGCTGTTCTGGTTGCCTGGCCTGGCGTGTCTGCTGACACTCGCCGAACTGCAGTTACGCAGCCTTCGGCTAACCGTGGCGTTCATAGTCGGCCATATCGGCGCGACACTGCTGGTGGCGGCTGTTCTTTTGGCGGCCGTTCAGTTTGGCTGGTTGTCCGGGTCTATCACCCGGGCCAGCGACGTCGGAATGAGCTACGGCGCCCTTGCCGCCCTGGGAGCGTTGACTGCCGCCATTCCGCGGCGCGCACGGCCGGCGTGGATCGGGTGGTGGCTGGCGCTGGCCTTGACGACAGCGGTCGTTGGTGGGGATTTCACCGACGCTGGCCACGCGGTGTCGTTGTCACTGGGCATGGCTTTAGCGGTGCGATTCGCCCGGCCGATCCGTTGGACACCGATGCGCTACATGTTGCTCGTGGCGTCGTCCGGTTTCGGCTTCGTGCTGATGGCGCATACCGGGTGGACGCTGGCGAGTGGGGTCGTTGTCGGTGCCATGGGTGCAATGGCAGGCCAGATATTGGCGGTGCGGGGGAGGCCGCGCAGCTTGCGGTCCCCGGGGAGGCCGCTCAGTGTCCATCGGACAGTGCCGGGCCTCTGA
- a CDS encoding adenylate/guanylate cyclase domain-containing protein, with translation MPEEAPTALVPPPPPRSALRWLHATNHSSALVSFVRRARRLLPGDPEFGDPLSTAGDGGPLVAARAADRLLGDRDAVSRELSLSVLQVWQAFAEAVSRRPANPEVTLVFTDLVGFSTWALRAGDDAALTLLRQVARAVESPLLDAGGHIVKRMGDGIMAVFGDPIVAVRAVLAARDALKSIEVEGYKPRMRVGIHTGRPQRLAADWLGVDVNIAARVMERATKGGIMVSSPTLDLIPQSELDVLGVAAKRVRRPVFASRLTGIPPDLAIYRLKTRRESSPSDENSDADVQ, from the coding sequence GTGCCCGAAGAAGCGCCGACCGCCCTGGTGCCGCCGCCCCCGCCGCGTTCTGCGCTACGGTGGCTGCACGCCACCAACCACAGCTCGGCTCTTGTGTCGTTTGTCCGCCGCGCACGACGGCTGTTGCCTGGCGATCCTGAATTCGGAGATCCACTGTCCACCGCCGGTGACGGCGGTCCGCTTGTCGCGGCACGGGCCGCCGACCGGCTCCTGGGGGATCGCGACGCTGTGTCGCGCGAGCTCAGCCTGAGTGTCCTGCAGGTGTGGCAGGCGTTCGCCGAGGCCGTTTCCCGCCGGCCGGCTAACCCGGAAGTGACGCTGGTATTCACCGACCTGGTCGGTTTTTCGACATGGGCGTTGCGGGCTGGCGACGATGCGGCCCTCACATTGCTGCGACAAGTGGCGCGGGCCGTTGAGTCGCCGCTGCTGGACGCGGGCGGACACATCGTCAAGCGGATGGGCGATGGGATCATGGCGGTATTCGGCGATCCGATCGTTGCCGTCAGGGCCGTGCTGGCCGCCCGCGATGCCCTGAAATCAATTGAGGTGGAAGGCTATAAGCCACGAATGCGGGTCGGCATCCACACCGGTCGACCGCAGCGGCTCGCCGCCGACTGGCTCGGCGTCGATGTCAACATCGCCGCTCGGGTAATGGAGCGCGCCACGAAAGGTGGCATCATGGTGTCGAGCCCGACCCTGGACCTAATACCGCAAAGTGAGTTGGACGTGTTGGGCGTGGCGGCCAAGCGCGTGCGCAGACCCGTGTTTGCCAGCAGACTGACTGGCATTCCCCCGGACCTGGCGATTTATCGCCTCAAGACGCGGAGGGAGTCTTCACCCTCAGATGAGAATTCCGACGCAGACGTGCAGTGA